The genomic window AATATCAAGCAAGatacgatgatgacgatgggcAGCCGATGCTCGCACCACAGCTGCGACACATGCTTGACCCTGGCGGTTTCTCCAGGTCCGTACGTACGTACGTACGACACGGTACAGTACGTCTTCACCGCGGGAAGTGGGAGGGGCGCGCTACGAACCCTCTGCGAATCTGCTGTGCGTTGACTGGCTGTCGAGGTCAAGTACTCGATACCAGTGCCTCCCACAAGCCCCAAGGTTTAACCACCGGTGCACACTTCACTTGAAAGGATATATGTTTGACGCTAGCAGTTGAGGCCAGAACGGTTCTCGAATTTGCCCCGGGCTACCTGTCAAAGGCAAGATTGgtgaatgaatggatggatgacgaCGGATTTGTGATTTGAGAGGCTGCGAAAAGCTCCTTTCGCCCGCACCATTCCTCGGAGTTTCGGTGAGCGAACAACTTTTTCCTGACTTGCTTTTTGGCGCCTCTTGAGGCGTAATCTCCTTTTCCCGTGTCCCGTGTATGTATATCCGTATTTCCTGTCCCTTGCCCGTTTCACTTGACTCGAGCTATGGACTCGGGCGCTCACCTGCCACTTGTTTTGTCTCGAAGAGCCCCCAGGTACCTGGTTTAGGGAGATTCGCCTCGCCTCGGTTGAAAAAGTAGTTTGTCGTTGGAGAGGCGACCAGAGGCGACCAGAGGCGAGCTACGCAGCTGGCAACTGGATCCTGCTGTGTTGAAGCTCATGATTGTGATGTGtcggcttttttttttttcctgcgGGATATGCCGCGATAGAATGGTTGGCAGCATTATTTGTCCGATACTGactgccaatgccaatgccaaaCAAACCCAGAAATGTCTCTGGACAATTACGGCAGATGCCCCCTTGTTGGGCGCCAAGTTGCGCTCCGCTTGCAAGCACCTGGGTTGCAGTCACCCCCCGAACCCTTCTGACTTGCATGGCTTGCATGACCATCATTCCCTGAATCGGGCATTGCGAGTTGGAAAGATGGCCGAGGAAGGCTGTGCAAACCCCCACGCGCCAGACGCGAGGGGGGGTTGCATGTTGCATTCACGTCGAGCCGCCCGTGACAGGGTTGTGAGCCTGTAGCCTGTAGCCGCTGGCCAAGGCTGGCTGGTTGGTGACGCATGGATGAGCATCCTATGCGACGAGTGCGTGTCGAAGGAATACATCAACACATGCACACGTGTAATGGTGCCGACACAGGCGGCACGGACATCTGCGGCCTTGGGCGATTATCATCACTTGCTCGTCACACATGCCGGGTGAAGTGCGGTGCAGTGTGGATTTACCCTGGAGGTGACATCGTGAACGAGGCATTTGCTGCCCGGCTCTTACAtacgaggacgatgagcttTGCTTTCTGTGCCGACCTCGTACAGTATAGGGTGAGAGAGGCGGGAGACTTGCAACTGCCCTTCTCGGTGCCTAGGTGCAGTACCTATGTTTGGAATCAAGTCGGTGGTTTCTATGTCCTGACGCGCGTCTCATGTTGTCGTAAGCACCATCTCGCCGCAGTTTGGTGCATTGAATTGTTTGCATGAAACTGTCGTTGCTCAGAGGGCTGATCACGATAACGTCCGTCCGCTCGACGATGGGTTCAGAAACGTGGAGACGGCGATGGAGTCCCCAGCTTCATGCTCGTCCGTTCCTGACGATGAATGGATAGGACCCGCATCCCGTTTGTGGCTCTGGTGGTCTTTCTAGCCAGGAACTGGCAACAcccttatttttctagaagaTGGCTATGAGATGGGGCATCTGGAGTAGTTCCCCCGCATCACCCACCCCAAGGGATCATGTACTCTGTACTCCGTACCAGGCTATCCGTGCTGCAAGTGCGCCTCCATCGAGGAGGAATCCACTGATGAGATCCATCTCTCGGTGAGCCTCGGTGAGCAGACCTGACACGTGACCTCATCAGCGGCGCCGGCCTTACAATCAGCCGACACCGAGAGACAGCGAGCTGTGCCCCAAATTTTGCTGCGTGCTATTGAGGTGGGTTGAATAGCCTCGTCTAAACGTCCCGACAGGCCATATATCTGCCAATGGCAAGCCCAATTGCGCTGCGGTCCTCCTCAGGCCGAATACTCCAGGCCTGCACCCCCTCTAGAACATCATTGATCGGCAAGGCCTCCTCAGCACCTCGAGCCACCGCCCACTTCTCAACGACCGCACCACAATGCAAGCGCAAGACCAAGGACAACAACCCGAAGCGTGGCGTGAGTAGCCTGTACGGCTCAGGACCTCGCGAGCCTCTCTCCATGTCCAACGTCCCCCTGCCCAAACCCCGCGACTTCAAgcccgaggtcaaggtcgacCCTGACCATGGGCTCTGGGGATTCTTCCCCGCGCCGGGCAAGCTGCTGTGGACGCCCAAGGAGACAGAGGAGCACGGACGAGCGTGGACGGTCGAGGAGCTGCGAAAGAAGTCTTGGGAGGACCTGCATGCCCTGTGGTGGGTGTGCTGCCGAGAGAGGAACATGCTTGCTACGTCACGGGCAGAACTTCTTCGATCCAAGCTGGGATTCGGCGAGCGAGAACTTGATACACGAGATGAAGAGGTAAACACAAATCCCAACGATTCTATGCCTGAACTGGAGTATCGGAGTGCTGACTCGGGAATCATAGGTCATGAAGACGCAACGAGCCATCAAGCATGCGCTGACGGAGCGATTCTATACCTGGCAGGATGCCGTTGAGGTTGCTGCGAATGATCCCGAAATCAACCTGAAAGGAGCCAAAGGCAAAGTCTACAACCCCTCTGCGTACGAGGACGAGATCGAGGCCACAGAGTGGACACAACCGGAGACGGAGGCGGAAGCCAAGGCTGACAAGGACACCAAGGACAGCCTCCCAGCAGACGCCGTTGCAGCGGAAGCACAGCAGGGCAAGACAGATAAGCCGCTGGAACGATAAAGACCTGTTATCGATGAAATGATACCACGCATAGTCGGGACATGTCTGGGACGGGAAAGGGGAAAGGATCATGATGTCTGGTTGGAGCTAGGTTGACTTATTCGTCGTGTACATCTAGGGCATGTAAGATACAGTAGACGAAACAAGACATGTGTGTGTATGATAAATGTATGATATACAACTGTGCAGCGCGGATATGAAGATTTGGCCAGGTCATGGCTGTCATGGCTCATCATGAGTAGTGCGGTCGACCAACTATGGATAGCATGAAGTTGCTAAACATGTCAGTCATGCAAACCGATAAAACAGGGCATGAGCTACACACTCGCATATGCATTCCGCATTGAGCAAGCATTTATAGTTCAAGTCACCGGGATTCCGTGTACCGGGATGGTGAAAAGGGGGCACGCAGGTCTTGTTGAGGCAGCGGTGACACCGGGGCCAACAGCTCAAAGAGACCACGTCCTCGTCACCTCTCAGGA from Fusarium falciforme chromosome 2, complete sequence includes these protein-coding regions:
- a CDS encoding 54S ribosomal protein L4, mitochondrial, which encodes MASPIALRSSSGRILQACTPSRTSLIGKASSAPRATAHFSTTAPQCKRKTKDNNPKRGVSSLYGSGPREPLSMSNVPLPKPRDFKPEVKVDPDHGLWGFFPAPGKLLWTPKETEEHGRAWTVEELRKKSWEDLHALWWVCCRERNMLATSRAELLRSKLGFGERELDTRDEEVMKTQRAIKHALTERFYTWQDAVEVAANDPEINLKGAKGKVYNPSAYEDEIEATEWTQPETEAEAKADKDTKDSLPADAVAAEAQQGKTDKPLER